One window of Mangrovibacterium diazotrophicum genomic DNA carries:
- a CDS encoding CvpA family protein: MNYIDIILGILLVIAAVRGFIKGFIVELASLVALILGIWGAIHFSHFTAGFLVDTFHWESEHVGLVAFIITFLIILVVVHILGNILTKLVEALALGFLNHLAGLFFGVLKTALILSIILLFFDRIDEDAHLISQETKEESQVYEPLKNLVPTLLPFLNFWDETEDLQKSKTNGKKVDKMV, encoded by the coding sequence ATGAATTACATTGATATCATTCTTGGTATTTTGCTTGTTATTGCCGCTGTGCGCGGATTTATTAAAGGTTTCATTGTGGAACTTGCCTCGCTGGTAGCCCTCATTTTAGGTATTTGGGGTGCCATTCATTTCTCGCATTTCACTGCAGGTTTCCTGGTCGATACTTTCCATTGGGAGAGTGAACACGTGGGCCTGGTTGCCTTTATCATCACTTTTTTGATCATACTTGTGGTGGTGCATATTTTGGGGAATATTCTCACAAAATTGGTGGAAGCTTTGGCTTTGGGATTTTTGAATCACCTGGCCGGCTTGTTCTTTGGTGTGTTGAAAACAGCACTGATTTTAAGTATTATTTTGCTGTTTTTTGATCGGATCGATGAAGATGCGCACCTGATCTCGCAGGAAACCAAAGAAGAATCGCAGGTTTATGAGCCTTTGAAGAATTTGGTTCCGACGCTTTTGCCATTTTTGAATTTCTGGGATGAAACGGAAGACCTCCAAAAATCGAAAACAAATGGCAAAAAAGTGGACAAGATGGTTTAA
- a CDS encoding GH3 auxin-responsive promoter family protein: MAIINSIVNWLNYKRIYEIDLFKKHPIDTQREVLFELLDHARDTEFGQKYDFRSIATENDFKNRIPIRTYEDYSPFIDRLLKGEKNVVWPGETKWFAKSSGTTNDKSKFIPVSKHSLEDVHYRGFKDVLALYLKNNPESGVLLGKSLTLGGSHRVNSFNNNSYYGDLSAILIENTPFWSDFIRIPPAEVALIEEFEEKVVKIIEQSRDENVTSLAGVPSWNLVLLKRVLEATGKNNILDVWPNLEVFIHGGIKFDPYREQYRQIIPSDKMKYMETYNASEGFFAIQDNPESTDMLLMLDYGIYYEFIPMDQFHQENPPAVSLQDIELEKNYAMVISTNGGLWRYLIGDTVKFTRRNPYKIKITGRTKHYINAFGEELIIDNAEEALQVACSRTNSTIREYTAGPVFMSGDEKGKHQWLIEFENKPDDLEHFISVLDGTLKTLNSDYEAKRHKSITLERPQVDVAPDGLFYEWMKQRGKIGGQNKIPRLANDRVYLDQLLELQRNKFEK; encoded by the coding sequence ATGGCTATAATCAACTCCATTGTCAATTGGCTTAACTATAAACGGATATACGAAATTGACTTATTTAAGAAGCACCCAATTGACACGCAAAGGGAGGTTTTGTTTGAACTATTGGATCATGCCCGGGACACCGAGTTTGGGCAGAAATACGACTTCAGGAGCATCGCAACTGAAAACGACTTCAAAAACCGCATTCCCATCCGTACATACGAAGACTACTCGCCTTTTATCGACCGATTGCTGAAAGGTGAAAAAAATGTCGTTTGGCCGGGTGAGACCAAATGGTTCGCCAAATCGTCGGGAACAACTAACGACAAAAGCAAGTTTATCCCGGTGAGCAAACACTCGCTCGAAGATGTGCATTACCGCGGCTTCAAAGATGTGCTGGCGCTGTACCTGAAAAACAATCCTGAGTCAGGGGTGCTATTGGGTAAATCGCTCACCCTCGGCGGAAGTCACCGGGTCAACAGTTTCAACAACAACTCGTACTATGGCGACTTGTCGGCGATCCTGATTGAAAACACACCATTTTGGTCCGACTTCATTCGGATACCGCCAGCAGAAGTAGCGTTGATCGAGGAGTTTGAAGAGAAGGTCGTGAAAATCATCGAGCAATCGCGCGACGAAAATGTGACTTCGTTAGCCGGAGTACCGTCCTGGAACCTGGTTTTGTTGAAACGCGTGCTTGAAGCAACCGGCAAAAACAACATTTTAGATGTTTGGCCCAACCTGGAAGTCTTCATTCACGGAGGTATCAAGTTCGATCCGTACCGCGAACAGTACCGCCAGATTATTCCTTCGGATAAGATGAAATACATGGAGACCTACAATGCCTCCGAAGGATTCTTTGCGATTCAGGATAATCCGGAAAGTACCGACATGCTCCTGATGCTCGATTATGGCATCTACTACGAGTTCATCCCGATGGATCAGTTTCACCAGGAAAATCCGCCGGCGGTGAGCCTGCAGGATATCGAGCTGGAGAAGAACTACGCGATGGTAATCAGTACAAACGGAGGCTTGTGGCGCTACCTGATTGGCGACACGGTGAAGTTCACCCGGCGCAATCCGTACAAAATCAAAATTACCGGACGAACCAAACACTACATCAATGCATTCGGCGAGGAATTAATCATCGACAACGCGGAAGAAGCCTTGCAGGTAGCTTGCAGCCGGACAAATTCAACCATTCGCGAATACACGGCAGGTCCTGTCTTTATGAGCGGAGACGAGAAAGGCAAACACCAGTGGTTAATCGAGTTCGAAAACAAACCGGACGACCTGGAACATTTCATCTCGGTTTTGGATGGGACTTTAAAAACGCTAAACTCCGACTACGAAGCGAAACGCCATAAAAGTATCACGCTGGAACGCCCGCAAGTGGACGTTGCTCCGGACGGACTGTTCTACGAATGGATGAAACAGCGGGGCAAAATTGGTGGTCAAAATAAAATTCCGCGACTGGCGAACGATCGGGTTTACCTCGATCAACTGCTGGAGTTGCAGCGAAATAAATTTGAAAAATAA
- a CDS encoding deoxynucleoside kinase translates to MHIAVAGNIGAGKTTLTEMLAKHYGWKPHYEDVDENPYLNDFYEDMQRWSFNLQIYFLNSRFNQVLDIQNSGQTVIQDRTIFEDAEIFAPNLHSMGLMSTRDFQNYTSLFQLMSKLVKAPDLMIYLRASVPTLVNQIQLRGRDYENSIRIDYLKQLNERYEAWINRYKDGKLLIVNVDKIDITHNPEDLSSIIDKIDAQIHGLF, encoded by the coding sequence ATGCATATTGCAGTTGCAGGGAATATTGGTGCGGGGAAAACGACCCTGACCGAAATGTTGGCTAAACACTACGGATGGAAACCTCATTATGAAGATGTTGACGAAAATCCCTATTTGAATGATTTTTACGAAGACATGCAGCGTTGGTCATTCAACCTTCAGATTTACTTTTTGAACAGTCGTTTTAACCAGGTGCTCGACATTCAGAATTCGGGACAAACCGTCATTCAGGACAGAACCATTTTTGAAGACGCCGAAATATTTGCACCGAACCTGCACTCCATGGGACTGATGTCGACCCGCGACTTCCAAAACTACACCAGCCTGTTTCAGTTGATGAGTAAATTGGTGAAAGCTCCGGATTTGATGATTTACCTGCGTGCAAGTGTGCCAACACTTGTGAACCAGATTCAGTTGCGCGGACGCGATTACGAAAACTCTATCCGGATTGACTACCTGAAGCAGTTGAACGAACGCTACGAAGCCTGGATCAACCGCTACAAAGACGGCAAATTACTAATCGTCAATGTCGACAAGATCGACATCACACACAACCCGGAAGATTTAAGTAGTATTATTGATAAAATCGACGCTCAGATCCACGGCTTATTTTAA
- a CDS encoding adenosine kinase, with amino-acid sequence MENAKTQKSIVGIGSALVDVLVQLKDDQLLNQFGLPKGSMTLVDADLSKRILDASAELESGMETGGSAANTIRGIAQLRGKSGFIGKVHDDTMGQFFKKSFEDLQIEPHLFNGSIPSGVAATLISPDSERTFGTYLGAASELSVADLSDKLFADYDYLHIEGYLVFNHELIEGILKIAKKNGLTISLDMASYNVVEADRGFLTRLVNDYVDIVFANEEEAKAYTGKEPQEALEEIAQQCSVAIVKIGKEGSLVKSGDLYARIAATPVKAIDTTGAGDVYASGFLYGLANGLTLESCGKLGGILAAEVIQVLGAKIPDESWPQIFKALEGLK; translated from the coding sequence ATGGAAAACGCAAAAACTCAAAAATCAATCGTCGGAATCGGTAGCGCGCTGGTCGACGTGCTCGTTCAGTTAAAAGATGATCAACTGTTGAATCAGTTTGGTTTGCCGAAAGGTAGTATGACGCTGGTTGACGCTGATTTGTCGAAACGTATTCTGGATGCGAGTGCCGAGTTGGAATCGGGAATGGAAACCGGGGGGTCTGCTGCCAACACCATCAGGGGTATTGCTCAGTTGCGCGGAAAAAGCGGTTTCATCGGCAAAGTGCACGACGATACAATGGGGCAGTTTTTCAAAAAATCATTCGAAGATCTTCAAATTGAACCGCATTTGTTCAACGGCAGCATTCCTTCAGGAGTAGCCGCAACATTGATTTCTCCGGATTCGGAACGAACCTTTGGAACTTACCTTGGTGCCGCGAGTGAACTTTCGGTAGCCGACCTGTCGGATAAGTTATTTGCAGATTACGACTATTTACACATCGAAGGATATTTGGTTTTCAACCACGAGCTGATTGAGGGTATCCTGAAAATTGCCAAGAAAAACGGCTTGACGATTTCGCTGGATATGGCGAGCTACAATGTGGTTGAAGCGGATCGCGGATTTTTGACGCGTTTGGTGAACGACTATGTTGACATTGTTTTTGCCAACGAGGAAGAAGCCAAAGCTTACACCGGCAAAGAGCCGCAAGAAGCGTTGGAAGAAATTGCCCAACAGTGTTCGGTTGCCATCGTGAAAATCGGCAAAGAAGGTTCGCTGGTGAAATCCGGTGATCTGTATGCGCGCATTGCGGCTACGCCTGTAAAAGCAATTGATACAACCGGTGCAGGCGATGTTTATGCATCCGGATTTTTATATGGATTGGCCAACGGCTTGACACTTGAATCTTGCGGAAAGTTGGGAGGGATTCTGGCTGCAGAGGTGATTCAGGTACTTGGGGCCAAAATCCCAGATGAATCCTGGCCCCAAATATTTAAAGCGCTCGAAGGCTTAAAATAA
- a CDS encoding metallophosphoesterase, with amino-acid sequence MRLAIFVLFVLVVEYYSYVAVRSVLRDVNPSWSWVLWTLYILLSLSVFFSFYAFPHFGRSGWPSVALKYSVNTLVGVFLGKFLIAAILLLADLVMIIPNAISFLLSFKDHPVGNPPEGSRFISRFTFISQTALLLGAALTGGLVYGMTNRYRYQVKRTKVKLKNLPEEFKGMRIAQISDVHSGSFDNPEAVAEGVEAILREKPDLILFTGDLVNDRAGEIVPYKEVFNRLNAPLGVYSVLGNHDYGDYVSWTSEEEKRENLDQLKQHHADMGWRLLVNEHVLLEREDKQIALIGIENWGARGFTKYGDMKKAVAGLDEKGVSAKILMSHDPSHWDAEVRKEYTDIDLTLAGHTHGMQFGIEIPGLKWSPVQYVYKRWAGLYREQDQYLYVNRGYGFIGYQGRLGILPEITLIELT; translated from the coding sequence ATGAGATTAGCTATTTTTGTACTCTTCGTCCTGGTTGTCGAGTATTACTCCTATGTGGCCGTGCGATCAGTTTTGCGTGATGTAAACCCGAGCTGGTCATGGGTTCTTTGGACACTATACATCCTACTTAGTTTGAGCGTTTTTTTCAGTTTTTATGCCTTTCCCCATTTTGGGAGAAGTGGCTGGCCGTCTGTCGCTTTAAAGTATTCGGTAAATACTTTGGTTGGTGTGTTCCTCGGTAAATTTCTGATTGCAGCCATTTTATTGCTGGCCGATCTGGTGATGATTATTCCGAATGCCATCAGCTTTTTACTTTCCTTCAAAGATCACCCGGTCGGAAACCCGCCGGAAGGATCCCGTTTTATCAGCCGTTTCACATTCATCTCTCAAACAGCTTTGTTGCTGGGCGCGGCGCTTACGGGAGGCTTGGTTTATGGCATGACGAACCGTTACCGCTACCAGGTGAAGCGGACGAAAGTGAAACTGAAAAATTTGCCGGAAGAGTTTAAAGGAATGCGGATCGCTCAAATCTCGGATGTTCATTCCGGAAGTTTCGACAACCCGGAAGCGGTGGCAGAAGGAGTAGAAGCCATTTTGCGTGAGAAACCTGATTTGATTCTGTTTACCGGCGACCTTGTTAACGATCGCGCGGGTGAGATAGTTCCGTACAAAGAAGTGTTCAACCGCCTGAATGCACCGCTTGGTGTTTATTCGGTGTTGGGCAATCACGATTACGGCGATTATGTGTCGTGGACTTCCGAGGAAGAGAAGAGGGAGAATCTCGACCAGTTGAAACAGCATCATGCCGACATGGGCTGGCGATTGTTAGTGAACGAGCATGTTTTGCTTGAGCGGGAGGACAAGCAAATCGCTTTGATCGGGATTGAAAATTGGGGGGCAAGAGGCTTTACCAAATACGGCGATATGAAAAAGGCAGTAGCCGGGCTGGATGAAAAAGGGGTGTCAGCTAAAATCCTTATGAGTCATGATCCGTCGCACTGGGATGCTGAGGTTAGAAAAGAATACACAGATATTGACTTGACTTTGGCGGGTCACACGCACGGCATGCAGTTTGGGATCGAAATTCCCGGGTTGAAATGGAGCCCTGTTCAATACGTTTACAAACGATGGGCAGGATTGTACCGCGAACAGGATCAGTATCTTTACGTGAACCGCGGATATGGATTTATCGGTTACCAGGGGCGGCTGGGAATTTTGCCTGAGATCACGCTGATTGAGTTGACTTAA
- a CDS encoding Crp/Fnr family transcriptional regulator, which translates to MDLTNYSCRNCRIKSRAVSVLEHDQLAILEQGCSQTDFSKGELILKENAPAQFVTYIRQGFVKLYKKGISAKEYILSISGEGAFLGLQNLDEKRKTNYFSAVAITDTKVCYLDIHYFDQLLKMNGAFASEVISYIFHDEMNYFERLINNVQQQLPGRLATALLYFYRQVYKKNPFELNLTKAELASLIGTSRESVTRQLKSFHDDGIIELQKSQIVIRDENKLEEIKQKG; encoded by the coding sequence ATGGACCTGACAAACTACAGTTGCCGCAATTGCCGGATTAAATCGAGAGCAGTATCGGTTTTAGAGCACGACCAATTAGCGATCCTCGAACAAGGTTGTTCTCAGACTGATTTCAGCAAGGGAGAATTAATACTGAAGGAAAACGCGCCAGCGCAATTCGTCACGTACATCCGCCAGGGATTTGTAAAACTTTACAAGAAAGGTATCAGTGCCAAAGAATATATTCTCAGTATTTCCGGAGAGGGAGCTTTTCTCGGGCTGCAGAACCTCGATGAAAAACGCAAGACCAACTACTTTTCAGCGGTTGCCATAACAGATACCAAAGTTTGTTACCTCGACATTCATTACTTCGACCAGCTGCTAAAAATGAACGGTGCTTTCGCGTCAGAGGTCATCAGCTATATTTTTCACGACGAGATGAATTACTTCGAACGGCTCATCAACAATGTGCAACAGCAGCTCCCCGGCCGACTGGCGACGGCACTTCTCTACTTCTACCGGCAAGTGTACAAGAAGAACCCTTTCGAATTGAACCTTACCAAAGCCGAGTTAGCGTCGCTGATCGGTACTTCCCGCGAAAGCGTCACTCGTCAACTTAAAAGCTTTCATGATGATGGCATCATCGAACTTCAGAAAAGCCAAATCGTCATTCGGGATGAAAACAAGCTTGAAGAAATCAAACAGAAAGGTTAA
- a CDS encoding helix-turn-helix domain-containing protein: MQEHFVNKVKEIILQNLEDEKFGVSDLAKAVGLSRSQILRKVKLGTGKSVNQLIREIRLDEARKLLEEKDLTASEIAYKVGFSSPSYFNKCFLDFYRLTPGEYKKQLEEGGTAVLSGQVGKVRWWRKKPIVVSLLVMMLVLMGYLSIVIPEDEQVSEKMAIAVLPFQFLSENQDKEYLADGITEALTFELYKNAGIRVISRGSAMVYKNKQQLYPEIARDLGVDLLLEGSVIYDEDSLRVVVQLIDPLPEEDHVWAGTYDQDSGDVLPLISHVSNEIAGEISKITGKTLEKVEEPEVPAEAYDLYLRGRYLVNTQKIRYNSLVKGIGYLKESIVLAPDFAPAYVALAESYLAVNTLIGDNLEKNTNRENARLAIGQARVIDPDLAEADIVGGLVLGKLDWNWDEMKRMVEKGLAAEPSNARAHLILSDYYVVNGQYTQAIEEALNAEDLDPVNPATGCVVAERYYIAGQYRESVRKYLQVIELNPNYGFAWNGIGFAYYQSGEKEKALKAWLQLQHIMGNEAMIDCYNTDTFENCLYFWLTGATQNEARYCSNPVIIASIYMMLNLKEDAMKYLQIALDYKNEDLPVMVTYPDFYPLHSDPAFRKLVDKLGVVLPR, translated from the coding sequence ATGCAGGAGCACTTCGTCAATAAGGTTAAAGAAATTATTCTTCAAAATTTGGAGGACGAAAAGTTCGGTGTTTCTGATTTGGCCAAAGCTGTTGGTTTGAGCCGTTCGCAGATTCTCCGGAAAGTGAAGCTTGGGACAGGGAAATCTGTCAATCAGCTTATTCGTGAAATTCGGCTTGATGAGGCGCGCAAACTTTTGGAAGAAAAGGATCTCACAGCTTCTGAAATCGCTTATAAAGTTGGGTTTAGCAGTCCATCTTATTTCAATAAGTGCTTTTTGGATTTTTACCGATTAACACCCGGAGAGTATAAAAAGCAATTGGAAGAAGGAGGAACGGCAGTACTGTCCGGGCAAGTCGGCAAAGTTCGTTGGTGGCGGAAGAAGCCTATTGTTGTTTCGCTGCTTGTGATGATGCTTGTTTTGATGGGCTATTTGTCGATTGTGATTCCTGAAGACGAACAGGTGAGCGAAAAAATGGCCATTGCGGTTCTGCCTTTTCAGTTTTTATCCGAAAATCAGGACAAAGAATACCTGGCTGACGGAATAACCGAAGCGCTCACTTTTGAATTGTACAAGAACGCCGGAATCCGGGTGATTTCCCGAGGTTCGGCAATGGTTTATAAAAATAAGCAACAGCTTTACCCCGAAATAGCGCGGGATCTGGGTGTCGACCTTTTGTTGGAAGGATCGGTCATTTATGATGAAGACAGCTTGCGCGTAGTCGTGCAGTTGATAGACCCTTTGCCTGAAGAGGATCATGTTTGGGCGGGAACTTACGATCAGGACTCCGGCGATGTTTTGCCATTGATTAGTCATGTTTCAAATGAAATAGCCGGTGAGATTTCGAAAATAACCGGAAAGACGCTGGAAAAGGTGGAAGAACCTGAAGTGCCCGCCGAGGCCTATGATTTGTACCTGCGGGGTCGTTACCTGGTAAATACACAAAAAATTCGATATAACTCGCTGGTGAAAGGAATCGGCTATTTGAAAGAATCGATTGTGTTGGCGCCCGATTTTGCGCCGGCCTACGTTGCTTTGGCAGAAAGTTACCTGGCGGTGAATACACTCATTGGCGATAACCTGGAAAAGAATACGAACCGTGAAAATGCGCGGCTAGCTATTGGTCAAGCAAGAGTAATAGACCCGGATTTGGCGGAAGCTGATATAGTCGGAGGGCTTGTTCTAGGTAAGCTCGATTGGAATTGGGATGAGATGAAAAGGATGGTGGAAAAAGGCCTGGCAGCGGAGCCTAGCAATGCACGCGCGCATCTCATACTATCAGACTATTATGTGGTGAATGGTCAGTATACTCAGGCGATTGAAGAAGCATTGAATGCAGAAGACCTGGATCCTGTAAATCCGGCAACAGGTTGCGTGGTTGCCGAGCGGTACTACATTGCCGGGCAATATCGGGAGTCGGTTCGGAAATACTTGCAGGTGATCGAGCTTAACCCGAATTATGGCTTTGCCTGGAATGGAATTGGTTTTGCGTACTACCAGTCGGGTGAAAAGGAGAAAGCGTTGAAAGCGTGGTTGCAGTTGCAACATATCATGGGAAATGAAGCTATGATTGATTGTTATAACACCGACACCTTTGAAAACTGCCTGTACTTTTGGCTGACGGGAGCTACACAGAACGAAGCTCGCTACTGTTCGAACCCGGTAATTATTGCATCGATTTACATGATGCTGAATCTAAAGGAAGATGCGATGAAGTATCTTCAAATTGCCCTCGACTATAAAAACGAAGATCTTCCGGTGATGGTGACTTATCCTGATTTTTATCCGTTGCATTCTGATCCCGCCTTCCGAAAGCTTGTCGACAAACTAGGAGTTGTGCTTCCCCGTTGA
- a CDS encoding NigD1/NigD2 family lipoprotein, which translates to MKLLKNGFFFLLISVFLVSCNDDDDDYSLGKYWITTGTVVKSSDYFSVTTDGGDKLWPSATNVDPEHLEDGMRVFVNYTILDDAEESSGYDYYVKINSMSEILTKPIFNFTAETTEEVRDSIGNDAVTITDTWFTDDYLNVQFEYGGGLGFTHFINLVKDTDDLETGDGEIILELKHNKNGDPYNYLQWGIASFDISELQVDGQTSVDIYLRALDKEGEYQYNLVLTYDYSLKEAQAKVFQKDDMLNMLE; encoded by the coding sequence ATGAAACTATTAAAAAATGGATTTTTCTTTTTGCTCATCAGCGTATTCCTGGTGAGTTGCAACGATGACGACGACGATTACTCGTTGGGCAAGTATTGGATAACGACCGGCACTGTCGTAAAATCATCTGATTATTTCTCGGTTACGACCGATGGCGGCGACAAATTGTGGCCCTCGGCTACAAATGTCGACCCGGAACATTTGGAAGACGGCATGCGGGTGTTTGTGAACTACACGATTCTGGACGATGCTGAGGAAAGTTCGGGATACGATTACTATGTGAAAATTAATTCTATGTCGGAGATTCTGACCAAGCCGATTTTCAATTTTACGGCCGAGACAACGGAGGAGGTGAGAGACTCGATAGGAAATGATGCGGTAACCATAACGGATACCTGGTTTACGGACGATTACCTGAATGTTCAGTTTGAATACGGAGGTGGATTGGGATTCACTCATTTCATCAATTTGGTTAAAGACACGGACGATTTGGAGACTGGTGACGGTGAGATTATTCTGGAACTGAAGCATAACAAGAACGGAGATCCATACAATTACCTGCAGTGGGGTATTGCTTCTTTCGATATTTCGGAGCTTCAGGTTGATGGACAGACATCCGTCGATATTTACCTGCGGGCTTTGGATAAGGAAGGAGAATATCAATACAACTTGGTGCTGACTTACGATTACTCGTTGAAAGAAGCACAGGCAAAAGTTTTTCAAAAAGACGACATGTTGAACATGCTCGAGTAG
- a CDS encoding acyltransferase family protein, which produces MKTRVYFLDNLRTFLIFLVVLLHSGLVYEFVLANSWIVVDPEKSNWIGIIRMYLDLFVMFSIFFISGYFVRISVQGKEACRFVRSKLRRITLPWAVAVLTLIPAYKFIFLYSRGLPQENWMTYFHFFERTGSDLTFFANNPTQNWLWFLPVLFAFQLLYLALYKMNLLSFRIGLKTGILLAFGVSFAYSSAISFFNLSGWTHSFLFDFQNERLGVYMSAFLLGSLVNKLNVFDNWQKNVRQYIWGNVLLTVVLCIFTAVALNLFFNLITPGRDFYFVSELVDRLVYQFTAILSMFSFLYVLLYAFRFQLNRTNNLLAQLAASSYSVYIIHTVVLGIFALILLKSGLPSSLKFIVLTISTYATSTYLVYAWRMGMQKQTMLKTTPAFVLVGLMMLLAFSGKPVAASAEERSAIVEQPMSVQSIHAAVIGGDLQSVKQLLDQGEDIDKADPEGGSSPLILAAMFGQTEIAGYLIERGANLNFQNNDGSTPLHTAAFFCRTAIVSDLLEHGADTGVRNKSGSNALESMQVPFEVVKGIYEYFAKVYGPLGLNLDLERIESVRPEIAAQIAVVISAAGR; this is translated from the coding sequence ATGAAAACACGCGTTTATTTTTTAGACAACCTCCGCACCTTTCTGATCTTCTTAGTTGTGCTGCTGCATTCGGGCCTGGTTTATGAGTTTGTACTGGCCAATTCATGGATTGTTGTCGATCCGGAAAAAAGCAACTGGATCGGGATCATTCGGATGTACCTCGACTTGTTCGTCATGTTCAGTATCTTTTTTATCTCCGGTTACTTTGTGCGCATTTCGGTGCAGGGCAAAGAGGCTTGCCGCTTTGTGCGGTCCAAGCTGCGACGGATCACGCTGCCTTGGGCAGTCGCAGTTTTGACACTTATCCCGGCTTATAAATTTATCTTTCTGTACAGTCGTGGTTTACCGCAAGAGAATTGGATGACCTACTTCCACTTTTTCGAGCGTACCGGAAGTGATTTGACATTCTTTGCAAATAATCCGACGCAGAATTGGCTGTGGTTTTTACCTGTGCTGTTCGCCTTTCAGCTACTTTATCTTGCTTTGTATAAAATGAATTTGTTGTCTTTTCGAATTGGGTTGAAGACGGGAATCCTGCTGGCTTTCGGTGTAAGTTTTGCTTATTCGTCGGCGATTTCGTTTTTCAACCTGAGCGGATGGACGCACAGTTTTCTTTTCGATTTTCAAAACGAACGACTCGGTGTTTACATGTCGGCGTTTCTGCTAGGTTCACTTGTTAATAAGCTGAATGTTTTCGACAATTGGCAAAAAAACGTCAGGCAGTATATTTGGGGGAATGTGCTTTTGACAGTTGTATTGTGCATTTTTACCGCGGTTGCCCTGAATCTCTTTTTCAATCTGATTACGCCGGGGCGTGATTTCTATTTTGTTTCCGAATTGGTTGACCGCCTGGTGTATCAATTTACGGCGATCCTTTCCATGTTCAGTTTTCTGTATGTGTTGTTATATGCCTTCCGGTTTCAGCTAAACCGTACCAACAACTTGCTTGCGCAGTTGGCCGCTTCTTCCTATTCGGTTTACATTATTCACACCGTAGTGTTGGGCATTTTTGCGCTCATTCTTTTAAAATCGGGGCTGCCTTCGTCGTTGAAGTTTATCGTTTTAACGATTTCAACTTACGCCACTTCAACTTACCTGGTTTATGCGTGGCGAATGGGAATGCAAAAGCAAACAATGTTGAAAACCACACCGGCTTTTGTGCTTGTTGGTTTAATGATGCTTCTGGCTTTTAGCGGAAAACCCGTTGCTGCTTCTGCCGAAGAGAGGTCTGCAATTGTTGAGCAGCCGATGTCGGTACAAAGTATTCATGCCGCGGTGATTGGTGGTGATTTGCAGTCCGTAAAACAATTGCTGGATCAAGGCGAGGATATTGACAAAGCTGATCCGGAAGGTGGTTCGAGTCCTCTGATTTTAGCGGCCATGTTTGGGCAGACGGAGATTGCTGGGTACCTGATTGAGCGTGGAGCTAATTTGAATTTTCAGAACAACGACGGATCGACTCCGTTGCATACTGCTGCTTTCTTTTGCAGGACAGCGATAGTGAGCGATCTGCTGGAACACGGAGCAGATACCGGTGTTCGGAATAAATCGGGTTCGAATGCATTAGAGTCCATGCAGGTTCCTTTTGAAGTTGTGAAAGGGATTTATGAATATTTTGCCAAAGTGTACGGGCCGCTCGGCCTGAATTTGGATCTGGAACGGATAGAATCAGTTCGACCTGAAATTGCAGCACAAATAGCCGTTGTAATTTCTGCCGCTGGAAGGTAA